In Planifilum fulgidum, a single window of DNA contains:
- a CDS encoding ABC transporter ATP-binding protein encodes MEVLTLENVSKVIGSRQVVSNLSLSVKKGEVFGFLGPNGAGKTTTIRMIVCLAKPSSGRIRIKGCDVQKERAEALRHVGAIVENPETYPYLTGRQNLIHYARLAGVGRREMRQRIGELAELVGLEERIDDKVKTYSLGMRQRLGLAQALIGNPGLLVLDEPTNGLDPAGMREFRGLVRKVASTGIAVFVSSHLLGEIQQMCDRVAIIKNGRIVTEKSVTELLKRGDSSILIRASRPETALALLEQNGWRAEAAGEQSIRVFAPESRVQELIRLLVLNGVDIYSAEPSPWRSFTWSLPGTGRSRGPKRGEDRCVSWDGSLPTSG; translated from the coding sequence TTGGAGGTATTGACGCTGGAGAACGTGTCCAAGGTCATCGGTTCCCGACAGGTGGTGTCAAACCTCAGCCTATCGGTGAAAAAGGGCGAAGTGTTCGGATTTCTGGGGCCGAACGGCGCGGGGAAGACCACGACGATCCGCATGATTGTCTGCCTGGCGAAGCCGAGCAGCGGAAGGATACGCATCAAGGGCTGTGACGTTCAGAAGGAGCGCGCCGAAGCGCTTCGTCACGTGGGGGCGATCGTGGAAAACCCGGAGACCTACCCCTATCTGACCGGGAGACAAAACCTGATTCATTACGCGCGCCTGGCGGGAGTCGGCCGGCGTGAAATGCGGCAGCGGATCGGTGAGCTTGCGGAACTGGTCGGGCTCGAAGAGCGGATCGACGACAAGGTAAAAACCTACTCCCTGGGCATGCGGCAACGGCTCGGTCTGGCCCAGGCGCTGATCGGCAATCCCGGCCTGCTGGTTCTCGATGAACCGACCAACGGCCTCGATCCAGCCGGCATGCGCGAATTTCGCGGCCTTGTGCGAAAAGTCGCTTCCACCGGCATCGCCGTGTTCGTTTCCAGCCACCTTTTGGGCGAAATCCAACAGATGTGCGACCGGGTGGCCATCATCAAGAACGGCCGAATCGTGACGGAAAAGTCCGTCACCGAGCTTCTCAAACGCGGCGATTCCTCGATTTTGATCCGTGCAAGCCGTCCGGAGACGGCGCTCGCCCTTCTCGAGCAGAACGGATGGCGCGCTGAAGCGGCCGGCGAACAGTCGATTCGTGTCTTTGCCCCTGAAAGTCGGGTTCAGGAGCTGATCCGCCTGTTGGTGTTGAACGGGGTGGACATTTATTCGGCTGAGCCGTCCCCCTGGAGGAGTTTTACATGGAGCTTACCGGGGACGGGGCGGAGCAGGGGACCGAAAAGGGGTGAAGACCGGTGCGTGAGCTGGGACGGGTCGTTGCCAACGAGTGGATGA
- the groL gene encoding chaperonin GroEL (60 kDa chaperone family; promotes refolding of misfolded polypeptides especially under stressful conditions; forms two stacked rings of heptamers to form a barrel-shaped 14mer; ends can be capped by GroES; misfolded proteins enter the barrel where they are refolded when GroES binds) yields the protein MAKEIKFSEDARRSMLRGVDALANAVKVTLGPKGRNVVLEKKFGSPLITNDGVTIAKEIELEDPFENMGAQLVKEVATKTNDVAGDGTTTATVLAQAIIREGLKNVAAGANPMVLRKGIEKAVNAAVEEIKKIAKPIEGKESIAQVAAISANDEEIGQLIAEAMEKVGNDGVITVEESKGFTTELEVVEGMQFDRGYISPYMITDSEKMEAVLEEPYILITDKKLSNIQEILPILEKVVQQGKPLLIIAEDMEGEALATLVVNKLKGTFTSVAVKAPGFGDRRKAMLQDIAILTGGQVITEELGLDLKTVGIDALGRARQVRVRKEETIIVDGYGDKGDIEARINQIRQQLEETTSEFDKEKLQERLAKLAGGVAVIKVGAATETELKEKKLRIEDALNSTRAAVEEGIVAGGGTALVNVIRAVEAVEATGDEKTGVNIIKRALEEPVRQIAYNAGQEGSVVVERLKKEEVGVGYNALTGEWVDMIKAGIVDPAKVTRSALQNAASVAAMFLTTEAVVADKPEEEKKDGSGMGGGMDMM from the coding sequence ATGGCGAAGGAGATCAAGTTCAGCGAAGATGCACGTCGTTCGATGCTGCGTGGCGTGGATGCTCTGGCCAATGCCGTGAAAGTGACCTTGGGTCCCAAGGGCCGCAACGTCGTCTTGGAAAAGAAATTCGGTTCCCCCTTGATCACCAATGACGGGGTGACCATCGCCAAGGAAATCGAACTGGAAGATCCCTTTGAAAACATGGGCGCCCAGTTGGTCAAGGAAGTGGCCACCAAAACCAACGATGTGGCCGGGGACGGAACCACGACCGCTACCGTGTTGGCCCAGGCCATCATCCGCGAAGGTTTGAAAAACGTGGCCGCCGGAGCCAACCCGATGGTGCTGCGCAAGGGGATTGAAAAGGCGGTGAATGCGGCCGTCGAAGAGATCAAGAAAATCGCCAAGCCGATCGAAGGCAAAGAGTCCATCGCCCAGGTGGCGGCCATTTCCGCGAACGATGAGGAAATCGGCCAGTTGATCGCCGAAGCGATGGAAAAGGTGGGCAATGACGGCGTCATCACCGTCGAGGAATCCAAAGGGTTCACCACCGAGCTGGAAGTGGTCGAAGGGATGCAGTTCGACCGCGGCTACATCTCCCCCTACATGATCACCGATTCCGAGAAAATGGAAGCGGTGCTGGAAGAGCCCTACATCCTGATCACCGATAAAAAGCTCAGCAACATTCAGGAAATCCTGCCGATCCTCGAAAAAGTGGTGCAACAGGGCAAACCGCTCCTGATCATCGCCGAAGACATGGAAGGGGAAGCCCTGGCCACGCTGGTGGTGAACAAACTGAAGGGCACCTTCACCTCCGTCGCCGTGAAGGCTCCGGGCTTCGGCGATCGCCGCAAAGCGATGTTGCAGGATATCGCCATCCTCACCGGCGGTCAAGTGATCACCGAGGAGCTGGGTCTGGACCTCAAGACCGTCGGCATCGACGCTCTGGGTCGCGCCCGCCAAGTCCGCGTGCGCAAAGAGGAAACCATCATCGTGGACGGCTACGGCGACAAGGGAGATATCGAGGCCCGCATCAACCAAATCCGTCAGCAGCTTGAAGAAACCACTTCCGAATTCGACAAGGAGAAACTGCAAGAGCGCTTGGCGAAACTGGCCGGCGGCGTAGCGGTCATCAAAGTGGGCGCTGCGACCGAAACCGAGTTGAAGGAGAAAAAACTCCGCATCGAAGACGCCCTCAACTCCACCCGGGCCGCTGTGGAAGAAGGAATCGTTGCCGGTGGCGGCACCGCCCTCGTCAACGTGATTCGCGCGGTGGAAGCCGTCGAAGCGACCGGCGACGAAAAGACGGGTGTGAATATCATCAAGCGCGCCTTGGAAGAGCCGGTGCGTCAAATCGCCTACAACGCCGGACAGGAAGGTTCCGTGGTTGTGGAGCGCCTGAAGAAAGAAGAAGTGGGCGTCGGTTACAACGCTCTGACCGGCGAGTGGGTCGACATGATCAAAGCGGGTATTGTCGATCCGGCGAAAGTGACCCGTTCCGCCCTGCAAAACGCGGCTTCCGTTGCGGCGATGTTCCTGACCACGGAAGCGGTCGTCGCCGACAAACCGGAAGAAGAGAAGAAAGACGGTTCCGGCATGGGCGGCGGCATGGACATGATGTAA
- the groES gene encoding co-chaperone GroES → MKPLGDRIVLEAIEKEEKTASGIVLPDTAKEKPQEGRVVAVGTGRWENGQKIELEVKVGDRVIFSKYAGTEVKVGDKEYLILRESDVLAIVEQ, encoded by the coding sequence ATCAAGCCGTTGGGTGATCGTATCGTGCTGGAAGCGATCGAGAAGGAAGAAAAGACTGCTAGCGGGATCGTTCTTCCCGATACGGCGAAGGAAAAACCGCAGGAAGGACGTGTGGTCGCCGTCGGTACCGGCCGTTGGGAAAACGGTCAGAAAATCGAATTGGAAGTGAAAGTGGGCGATCGCGTCATCTTCTCCAAATATGCGGGCACGGAAGTGAAAGTGGGCGACAAGGAATACCTCATCCTGCGGGAAAGTGACGTGTTGGCGATCGTCGAGCAGTGA
- the tatC gene encoding twin-arginine translocase subunit TatC: MDDKIQPVTEHLGELRRRLIWIIVVFVFGLVVGFVFAADFVHWLKQQMPSNVTMHVFSPSEPLRVYMMFAFVISAAITLPFALYQVWAFVKPGLTKAEQRITLTYIPFAAIMFCLGLLFGFYVIFPYLLRFMTGLSDALGTTETFGIYRYFGFMFNIVFPLALFFELPLVVMLLTRLRILRPEPLRKGRRMAYLGMVVLAAVITPPDLVSNILVSIPLILLYEISLLLCTWLHRRIQKEDEARERAWLEES, translated from the coding sequence ATGGACGATAAGATTCAACCGGTGACAGAGCACCTCGGCGAACTGCGGCGGCGGCTGATCTGGATCATTGTCGTCTTCGTTTTCGGTTTGGTGGTCGGCTTTGTCTTTGCCGCCGATTTTGTCCATTGGTTGAAACAGCAAATGCCGTCGAACGTGACGATGCATGTGTTTTCGCCGTCGGAACCCCTCCGCGTCTACATGATGTTCGCCTTTGTCATTTCGGCGGCCATCACCCTGCCCTTCGCCCTCTACCAGGTGTGGGCCTTCGTTAAGCCGGGTTTGACGAAAGCCGAACAAAGGATCACCCTCACCTACATTCCCTTTGCGGCAATCATGTTTTGCCTGGGTCTTTTGTTCGGGTTCTATGTGATCTTTCCCTATCTCCTCCGCTTCATGACGGGCTTGTCCGATGCGCTCGGAACCACGGAAACTTTTGGAATCTATCGGTACTTCGGCTTCATGTTCAACATCGTCTTTCCCCTGGCCCTTTTCTTCGAGCTGCCTTTGGTGGTCATGCTTTTGACCCGCCTGCGGATTCTCCGGCCGGAACCGCTCCGGAAGGGGCGCCGGATGGCTTATTTGGGCATGGTGGTTCTCGCGGCCGTCATTACCCCCCCGGATCTGGTTTCCAACATTCTGGTGTCCATTCCCCTCATTCTCCTGTATGAAATCAGCCTGCTGCTCTGCACCTGGCTCCACCGGCGGATTCAAAAGGAAGATGAAGCGAGGGAGAGGGCCTGGTTGGAAGAATCATAG
- a CDS encoding redox-sensing transcriptional repressor Rex, with amino-acid sequence MEDQKIPHVTAKRLPLYYRYLEKLHAIGKKRVSSAQLSEALQIDPATIRRDFSYLGELGKKGYGYNVNYLLQFLRSFLRVDEVTNVVLVGVGNLGTALLRYNFYRSHNTKIVAGFDNDPAKIGTEVDGIPVLSMDRFKEVTELHNVEVAILTVPASVAQATAQQIVEAGIRGILNFTPARLNVPPKVRIHHIDLTTELQTLIYFLKKFPDEETEAETETAKEMDEAHKS; translated from the coding sequence ATGGAAGATCAAAAAATCCCTCATGTCACCGCCAAGCGATTGCCGTTGTATTATCGGTATCTGGAAAAACTGCACGCGATCGGAAAAAAGCGCGTTTCCTCCGCCCAGCTCAGTGAAGCCTTGCAAATCGATCCGGCCACCATTCGACGCGACTTTTCCTATTTGGGCGAGTTGGGCAAGAAAGGCTACGGATATAATGTCAATTACCTGCTTCAGTTCCTGCGGAGTTTTCTGCGGGTGGACGAAGTGACCAATGTGGTGTTGGTGGGCGTCGGCAACCTGGGGACGGCCCTGCTGCGCTACAACTTCTACCGCAGTCACAACACCAAGATCGTCGCCGGTTTTGACAACGATCCGGCGAAAATCGGCACCGAAGTGGACGGCATTCCGGTCTTGTCCATGGACCGCTTCAAGGAAGTGACCGAATTGCACAATGTGGAAGTGGCCATTTTGACCGTGCCTGCCAGCGTTGCCCAGGCGACGGCGCAGCAGATCGTCGAGGCGGGCATCCGCGGAATTCTCAACTTCACGCCGGCACGGCTCAACGTGCCCCCCAAGGTCCGGATCCACCACATCGACTTGACCACGGAACTGCAGACGCTGATCTATTTCCTGAAGAAGTTTCCGGATGAGGAAACGGAAGCGGAAACCGAAACCGCGAAGGAGATGGATGAGGCGCACAAAAGCTAG
- a CDS encoding molybdopterin-binding protein produces MKSRLKEVPVGEAVGLVLAHDLTVIDPGKYKGPLFRKGHRIRREDIDDLLRIGKEHVYVLELAEGELHEDEAAQRIARAAAGSHLALTEPKEGKVNLVAQVQGLLRIDVEAVTAINRVEQVALSTLRTHTPVEKGQTVAATRVIPLVFPEASIREVEDIAARRGRPVVEVVPFRPHRVGIVTTGSEVYHGRIRDRFGPVVREKVEKYGSKVVGQTFATDDKEMIRDQIRAFVDQGVDMVLVTSGMSVDPDDRTPGAIASLGAEIVTYGTPILPGTMLMIAYYRGIPVLGLPGCVLHDPVTSFDHFLPRILAGEKITREDVVTLGHGGLLHFC; encoded by the coding sequence ATGAAAAGCCGGTTGAAGGAAGTTCCTGTCGGCGAAGCGGTGGGATTGGTGCTGGCCCACGATTTGACGGTGATCGATCCGGGGAAATACAAGGGTCCCCTGTTCCGCAAAGGGCATCGGATCCGCCGGGAGGATATCGATGATCTGCTCCGGATCGGCAAGGAGCACGTATATGTGCTCGAATTGGCCGAGGGAGAGCTGCACGAGGACGAGGCGGCGCAACGGATTGCCCGGGCGGCGGCCGGCTCCCATCTCGCCCTGACGGAGCCGAAGGAGGGGAAAGTGAACCTGGTCGCGCAGGTGCAGGGCTTGCTCCGGATCGATGTGGAGGCGGTCACGGCCATCAACCGGGTGGAACAGGTGGCGCTGTCGACGCTCCGGACCCACACGCCGGTGGAAAAGGGTCAGACCGTCGCGGCGACCCGGGTGATTCCCCTGGTTTTTCCGGAAGCATCCATCCGGGAGGTGGAGGATATCGCCGCGCGCCGGGGCCGGCCGGTGGTGGAGGTGGTCCCCTTCCGCCCGCACCGGGTCGGCATCGTCACCACCGGGAGCGAGGTGTATCACGGGCGGATCCGGGACCGCTTCGGGCCGGTCGTCCGGGAAAAGGTGGAGAAATACGGCTCGAAGGTGGTGGGACAGACCTTCGCCACCGACGACAAGGAGATGATCCGGGATCAAATCCGGGCCTTCGTGGATCAGGGAGTGGACATGGTTCTGGTGACCAGCGGAATGTCCGTCGATCCCGATGACCGGACGCCGGGGGCGATCGCTTCCCTGGGGGCGGAGATCGTCACCTATGGAACGCCGATCTTGCCCGGCACGATGCTGATGATCGCCTATTACCGCGGGATTCCCGTCTTGGGTTTGCCGGGTTGCGTCCTTCACGATCCGGTGACCTCCTTTGATCACTTCCTGCCCCGCATTCTGGCCGGGGAAAAAATCACCCGGGAAGACGTGGTCACCCTGGGGCACGGCGGATTGCTCCACTTCTGCTGA
- a CDS encoding 5-formyltetrahydrofolate cyclo-ligase translates to MSEQKRVLRRRMLDLRESLPPEEARRESLAVCERLVRHPAFREGETILFYFPFRKEVDVRPAMEEAWSSGKRVGLPKADPGTKSLSFFSIRRGEPLVAGAYGIPEPSGKASAKIPPGAIDLVVVPGVAFDGRGYRLGYGGGYYDRFFSRHSGPFRRIGVAYSFQVVPTVFPEAHDQPLDGLITPSRTFSF, encoded by the coding sequence ATGTCGGAACAAAAGCGCGTGCTTCGCCGGCGCATGCTGGATCTGCGGGAATCCCTTCCCCCGGAGGAGGCGCGCCGGGAATCCCTGGCCGTCTGCGAGCGGCTGGTCCGTCACCCGGCCTTCCGGGAAGGGGAAACGATCCTGTTTTACTTTCCCTTCCGGAAGGAAGTGGATGTCCGGCCGGCGATGGAGGAGGCCTGGTCTTCGGGAAAACGGGTGGGTCTTCCCAAGGCGGATCCCGGGACGAAGTCCCTCTCTTTCTTCTCCATCCGCAGGGGGGAGCCGCTGGTGGCGGGGGCCTACGGGATACCGGAGCCCTCCGGAAAAGCGTCGGCGAAAATCCCTCCCGGGGCGATCGATCTGGTGGTGGTTCCCGGAGTCGCCTTCGACGGGCGGGGATACCGGCTCGGATACGGCGGCGGATATTATGATCGCTTTTTCTCCCGTCATTCGGGGCCCTTCAGGCGGATCGGGGTCGCCTATTCCTTTCAGGTGGTGCCAACCGTCTTCCCGGAAGCGCACGATCAGCCATTGGACGGGTTGATCACGCCGTCCAGAACTTTCTCTTTCTAG
- a CDS encoding ABC-F family ATP-binding cassette domain-containing protein: protein MILLQVNQVSKSYGAHPVLEEVTLRVADKERVGLIGVNGSGKSTLLKIIASKIPPDSGEVLIAKNARIGYLAQDSGLDSERTVWEEALAVFTPLREMERRLRRLEMEMGDPALMADEERHRQVLARYASLQETYEQAGGFQYEARIRGALHGLGLSDIDWHKTPVRDLSGGQKTRLALAKLLLREPDLLMLDEPTNYLDMDALDWLEQTLSSYPGALLVVSHDRYFLDRIVETIYEVDRRRVTRYPGNYSDFVRQKAEWVARQEKKYAEQQAEIRRMEEFIRRNIARASTAKRAQSRKKALERMKPVERPPKEGPPAAIRFDIAAASGKDVLEARELAIGYDPASPLASGLSFRIERGERIALIGPNGTGKSTLLKTVAGLLPPLSGRIRYGTGVDLDYYDQEQQSFNPEATVLEEVWNDFPSLDRTAVRSALGQFLFSGDDVFKKVADLSGGEKARLSLCKRMLRRANLLLMDEPTNHLDMRSKERLEKALAEYPGTLLFVSHDRYFINRLATRIWEMTPEGIRSYDGNYDALLEQKKRLEERQVSPGEDGTPRRRREPSREVRKREERLRKEEAARLEAEIEALEKKIQEIQEAMCRPEVLRDPERIRELKGQLEEHEERLAKKTDRWVELAE, encoded by the coding sequence ATGATCCTCTTGCAAGTGAACCAAGTGTCCAAATCCTACGGAGCCCACCCCGTATTGGAAGAGGTCACCCTGCGGGTGGCGGATAAGGAACGCGTCGGATTGATCGGCGTCAACGGTTCGGGAAAATCCACCTTGCTGAAAATCATCGCTTCAAAGATCCCCCCCGACAGCGGGGAAGTGCTCATCGCCAAAAACGCCCGGATCGGTTACCTGGCCCAGGACAGCGGCCTCGATTCGGAGCGAACCGTCTGGGAAGAGGCCCTTGCGGTGTTCACCCCCCTCCGGGAGATGGAAAGGCGGCTTCGCCGGCTGGAGATGGAGATGGGCGACCCGGCATTGATGGCCGATGAAGAGCGGCACCGGCAGGTGCTGGCGCGTTATGCATCCCTGCAGGAGACCTATGAACAGGCGGGGGGATTCCAATACGAGGCGCGCATCCGCGGAGCCCTGCACGGGCTCGGCCTCTCCGACATCGATTGGCACAAAACCCCCGTGCGCGATCTCAGCGGAGGACAGAAAACCCGGCTGGCCCTGGCCAAACTCCTGCTTCGGGAACCCGACCTGCTGATGTTGGACGAACCGACCAACTACCTGGACATGGATGCCCTCGACTGGCTGGAGCAGACCCTCTCCTCCTATCCCGGGGCTTTGCTGGTGGTCTCCCACGACCGCTATTTCCTGGACCGCATCGTGGAAACCATATACGAAGTCGACCGGAGGCGCGTCACCCGATACCCGGGCAATTACTCCGACTTCGTCCGGCAGAAGGCCGAATGGGTTGCCCGCCAGGAAAAAAAGTACGCGGAGCAGCAGGCGGAAATTCGCCGGATGGAAGAGTTTATCCGGCGCAACATCGCCCGGGCCTCCACCGCCAAACGGGCCCAGAGCCGGAAAAAAGCCCTGGAGCGAATGAAGCCCGTCGAACGCCCTCCCAAAGAAGGCCCGCCCGCGGCCATCCGTTTTGACATCGCCGCCGCCAGCGGAAAGGACGTGCTGGAAGCCCGGGAACTGGCGATCGGATACGATCCGGCCTCCCCTTTGGCCTCCGGTCTCTCCTTCCGGATTGAAAGGGGGGAGCGGATCGCCCTGATCGGCCCCAACGGCACCGGCAAATCCACCCTCCTGAAGACCGTCGCCGGCCTTCTCCCGCCCTTGTCCGGCAGGATCCGTTACGGGACGGGAGTGGATCTCGATTATTACGATCAGGAACAACAGTCCTTCAATCCGGAAGCGACCGTTCTGGAAGAAGTGTGGAACGACTTCCCCTCCCTGGACCGGACGGCCGTCCGTTCCGCCCTCGGCCAGTTTTTGTTCAGCGGCGATGACGTGTTCAAAAAAGTGGCCGATCTGAGCGGCGGCGAAAAGGCCCGCCTCTCCCTCTGCAAGCGCATGTTGCGACGGGCGAATCTGCTCCTGATGGATGAGCCCACCAACCACCTGGACATGCGGAGCAAGGAGCGGCTGGAGAAAGCCCTTGCCGAATATCCGGGGACGCTCCTCTTCGTCTCCCACGACCGCTATTTCATCAACCGCCTGGCCACCAGGATATGGGAAATGACGCCGGAAGGAATCCGCTCGTATGACGGCAATTACGATGCGCTTCTGGAACAGAAAAAACGGCTGGAAGAGCGGCAGGTTTCCCCGGGAGAGGACGGCACCCCCCGGCGAAGGAGGGAACCGTCAAGGGAAGTCCGCAAAAGGGAAGAGCGCCTGCGAAAGGAGGAAGCCGCCCGGCTGGAAGCGGAAATTGAGGCGCTGGAGAAAAAAATACAGGAAATCCAGGAAGCGATGTGCCGGCCGGAGGTGCTCCGGGATCCCGAAAGGATCCGGGAGCTGAAGGGCCAGCTGGAGGAGCACGAGGAGAGGTTGGCGAAAAAAACGGATCGCTGGGTCGAGTTGGCCGAATGA
- a CDS encoding S9 family peptidase, with protein sequence MFSFPKPAAEQFFRTFDITLFAVSKDEKQLVFAGNLGGKFNLWAMDLPRTYPYPLTSVDQDVGYVLIDPKRRFIIAGFDRDGDENFHIYALPPEGGNPLPLLEPKAREKFFAVHLLEDGERIYYHTSRGNPTYLNICRYDLAKRKCETLLVGQDAPVHLLAASPKETGFAWVKLLSNTHQCGFVKKGEEAVSLTPNPEEAHIVSSIVYTSENHLYFVTDYGEEYAYVAGFDLEKREFAPVVTFEREEARHLKWHAPSRTLYISTVKGVSDRLYAFRPDDRTLVPVSLPVDIVDQLHVAESGTLYLLGRGATVPPNLFRKRPGGGWEALTDNRVMGVSREAMVEPEVVTYPSFDGLKIEALLFRAKPERANGYAIFWPHGGPQWAERKRFRALFQFLLARGYTIFAPNFRGSTGYGKRFRKMVERDWGGGPRLDCVAGMEWLFRQGIAERDKLFVVGGSYGGYMTLLLAGRHPEYVRAAVDLFGPSDLFTFIESVPDFWKPSMKQLVGDPVENREKLTEDSPITYLKNMKKPMLIIQGANDPRVVRAESDQIVAALKKRGVGVEYLVLEDEGHGFTKKENEIRVYRRILEFLERHRGSESGKAV encoded by the coding sequence ATGTTTTCGTTTCCCAAGCCTGCCGCGGAGCAGTTTTTCCGCACCTTCGACATCACGCTTTTCGCCGTCAGCAAGGACGAAAAACAGCTCGTCTTCGCCGGCAATCTGGGCGGAAAATTCAATCTGTGGGCCATGGACCTGCCCCGAACATATCCTTATCCGTTGACATCCGTCGATCAGGACGTGGGATATGTCCTGATCGATCCGAAACGGCGCTTTATCATCGCCGGTTTTGACCGGGACGGGGACGAGAACTTCCACATCTACGCACTGCCGCCGGAAGGGGGAAATCCCCTCCCCCTTCTGGAACCGAAGGCGAGGGAGAAATTTTTTGCCGTCCATCTGTTGGAAGACGGGGAGCGCATCTACTACCACACGAGCCGGGGGAATCCCACTTATTTGAATATTTGCCGCTACGATTTGGCGAAAAGGAAATGCGAAACCCTGCTCGTCGGCCAGGATGCCCCGGTACATTTGCTTGCCGCAAGTCCGAAGGAGACCGGTTTCGCCTGGGTGAAGTTGCTCAGCAACACGCACCAGTGCGGCTTTGTCAAGAAGGGGGAAGAGGCGGTTTCCCTCACGCCGAATCCGGAGGAGGCGCACATCGTATCCAGCATCGTCTACACGAGTGAGAATCATTTGTATTTTGTGACCGACTACGGCGAAGAGTACGCATACGTGGCCGGCTTTGACCTTGAAAAGCGGGAGTTTGCCCCCGTGGTCACCTTTGAGCGGGAAGAGGCCAGGCATCTGAAATGGCACGCCCCGAGCCGCACGCTGTACATTTCGACCGTCAAAGGGGTGTCGGACAGGCTTTACGCCTTCCGGCCCGATGACCGGACCCTCGTTCCCGTTTCGTTGCCCGTGGACATCGTGGATCAGCTGCACGTCGCCGAGAGCGGCACCCTCTATCTGCTCGGGCGCGGTGCCACTGTTCCCCCGAACCTCTTCCGGAAACGGCCGGGCGGCGGTTGGGAAGCTCTGACGGACAACCGGGTGATGGGCGTTTCCAGAGAGGCCATGGTGGAGCCCGAAGTGGTCACTTATCCTTCCTTTGACGGCCTAAAAATCGAGGCCCTCCTCTTTCGGGCCAAGCCGGAGAGGGCCAACGGGTATGCGATCTTTTGGCCCCACGGCGGTCCCCAGTGGGCGGAGCGCAAGCGGTTCCGGGCCCTGTTCCAGTTTCTCCTCGCACGGGGCTACACCATTTTCGCCCCCAACTTTCGCGGCAGCACCGGATACGGCAAACGCTTCCGCAAAATGGTGGAAAGGGATTGGGGGGGAGGCCCTCGCCTCGACTGTGTGGCGGGGATGGAGTGGCTCTTTCGGCAGGGGATCGCGGAGCGGGATAAGCTGTTTGTCGTCGGCGGCAGCTACGGCGGCTATATGACCCTGCTTCTGGCCGGACGCCATCCGGAATACGTGCGCGCCGCCGTCGACCTGTTCGGACCCAGCGATCTGTTTACCTTTATCGAATCGGTCCCCGATTTCTGGAAGCCGTCGATGAAACAGTTGGTCGGCGATCCGGTGGAAAACAGGGAGAAACTGACGGAAGATTCCCCGATCACGTACCTGAAAAACATGAAGAAACCGATGCTCATCATTCAGGGAGCCAACGATCCCCGGGTGGTGAGGGCGGAGTCGGATCAAATCGTCGCCGCCCTGAAGAAAAGGGGAGTTGGCGTGGAATATCTCGTGCTGGAAGACGAAGGGCACGGATTTACGAAAAAGGAGAACGAGATCAGGGTGTATCGCCGCATCCTCGAGTTTTTGGAACGGCACAGGGGAAGTGAAAGCGGAAAGGCTGTGTGA